One Enterobacter asburiae genomic window, ACCAGCATCAGGTGCTCGGAGAGTTCTTTGTGGTCGGTACGCATTTCCAGTTCGATGCGGCTGTCCAGATCGCGATCCAGGGAGCCGTCGGCGCGACGTCCGCGCGGACGGGTTCCGGCAATCGGGTAGATCTCAATCTGACGGCTGGTGGCGTCGTACTTCAGCGAGCTTTCCGGCGAGGCGCCGAACAGCGTGAACTCGTTGTCCTGCATGAAGAACATGTACGGGCTTGGGTTGCTCTTTTTCAGCACGTCGTAGGCTGCGAGCGGCGACGGACAGGGCAGTGAGAAGCGGCGTGAAGGCACCACCTGGAAAATTTCCCCGGCGCGAATCGCCTTTTGCATCTGGCGAACCACGGCGCCGTACTGATCGTCGGTCTGGTTAACATCGCATGTCATTTTTTCCACCCGCTGCACCGGCAGCGCAGGCGGCGCTTCCGTCATCTGCTGCTGCAGTTGAGCGATGCGGTGCTCAAGACGGTTTTTCTCAGCGGAAGAGGGCGTGAACAGGCTTGCCTGGATGCGGGTGTATTGTTTCTGGTGGTCGATCACCAGCAGCGTTTCAGCCAGATAGAAACAATAGTCCGGGCAGCGATTACCCTGCTCGGTTTCCGGCAACTCTTCAAATCCGGCGACCAGGTCATAAGCAAACAGCCCACCGAAGAACATCGCCTCACGCTCGTCTTCCGGCACGGTGACCAGGTTCTGCAGCAGGCGGAAGGCATCGAAAACGGACAGGGAGCAGAGGCGCGCGTCTTCGTCCAGCAGCTGGCTCACCGGCGGGAAATGCAGAATGCGCATTTCTGGATGACGTTCGTTTTCAATGCCTGAAGGCAGGGCGGCATCCAGCAGCGGCAGCAGCGATGCGCCATTGTCTGACAGCGCCTTGATTGTGACGGTGTCACCTAAAGCGGTAATGCGCAGCGCGCTGTCGACCAGCAGCAGGCTCTTGAGATCGTCCTTGCTGTCGATATCCGCAGACTCCAGCAGCAGCGTCGCCGGACGTGCACCGCAGACCTGATGAAACAGCGCGGTGGGGTTGTGGCGATAGGCCGCCTCGCAGGTCAGCAGTTCGAGGTGTGGTTTGGCTGTTTGCATGATTTTATTCTCATTTTCTGTTCAAAAAAAAGCCCGCTTGGAAGCGGGCTGGGTATCTGTTTGCATTTCGCAGACGCGTGACACTGCCCGAGGATCAGGAACTACGCCACCAACAGTGCAGAGTGAAATGTGCTGTCATTTTCAGATACCTTTCTCGCGTGAACTTGCGTACTAGTTAACTAGTTCGATGGCGAGTTGTCAACCCTTGATTTCAGAATTTCGCGTTAAGTCGGTATCATGGTGTTTTCGGATGTCTCCAACCTGTTATGGGAAGTGCTTTGAGCGATACCACCTACGCCATTATTTATGATTTACACAGCCATACTCAGGCCTCTGATGGCCTGCTGACACCCGAAGCCCTGGTTCATCGTGCCGTTGAAATGCGCGTCGGCACGCTGGCGATAACCGATCACGATACGACAGATGCCATTCCGGCGGCGCGCGCCGAGATTGCCCGCAGCGGGCTGGCGCTGAATCTGGTGTCCGGCGTCGAGATCTCGACCGTCTGGGAAAACCATGAGATTCATATTGTTGGCCTGAATATCGATATAGACCATCCGGCACTGACGGCATTTTTGCAAGAACAAAAAACGCGCCGCAATCAGCGCGCAGAGATGATCGGCGAGCGTCTCGAAAAGGCGCATATTCCGGGCGCGCTGGAAGGCGCACAAAAGATGGCGAACGGCGGGGCGGTCACTCGCGGTCATTTCGCCCGTTTTCTGGTTGAAGCCGGCAAAGCGACGACCATGGCGGATGTCTTTAAAAAGTATCTGGCGCGCGGGAAAACCGGATACGTTCCACCACAGTGGTGTACAATAAAACAAGCTATTGATGTGATTCATCATTCTGGCGGTAAGGCCGTGCTGGCCCATCCGGGACGGTATAATCTTTCTGCTAAATGGCTGAAAAGGCTGCTGGCACACTTTGCCGAATGCGGTGGCGAGGCGATGGAAGTCGCCCAGTGTCAGCAGGCGCCCAACGAGCGCGCGCAGCTCGCGACCTATGCCCGCCAGTTCGGCCTGCTTGGGTCTCAGGGGTCTGATTTCCATCAGCCCTGCGCCTGGATCGAACTGGGGCGCAAGCTCTGGTTGCCCGCTGGCGTTGAGCCGGTCTGGCAGCTCTGGGAACAGCCGCAGCAAATTGAAGAGAGGGAAGTATGAGTCAGTTTTTCTATATCCATCCGGATAACCCGCAGCCACGTCTGATCAACCAGGCCGTGGAGATCGTCCGCAAAGGCGGCGTAATTGTCTACCCGACCGATTCAGGCTACGCGCTGGGCTGCAAAATTGAAGATAAAGGGGCGATGGAACGCATTTGCCGTATTCGCCAGCTGCCGGACGGCCATAACTTTACCCTGATGTGCCGCGATCTCTCTGAGCTGTCGACCTATGCGTATGTCGATAACGTGGCGTTCCGCCTGATTAAGAACAACACGCCGGGTAACTACACCTTCATCCTGAAGGGCACGAAGGAAGTACCGCGTCGTCTGCTCCAGGAAAAACGCAAAACCATCGGCATGCGCGTGCCGTCGAACCCGATTGCGCAGGCGCTGCTGGAAACCCTCGGCGAACCGATGCTTTCTACCTCGCTGATGCTGCCGGGAAGTGAGTTTACCGAGTCCGATCCGGAAGAGATCAAAGATCGTCTGGAGAAGGTGGTCGAGCTGATTATTCACGGCGGCTATCTCGGCCAGCAGCCGACCACCGTGGTCGACTTAACCGAAGATGCGCCGGAAGTGATTCGTGAAGGCGTGGGTGACGTAAAGCCTTTCTTGTAAAGGTATAAGCAGAAATACTACGCGGCCATCAAAGCAGGGCTCAGCCCTGCTTTGACCTGATTCGACGCCTGTGAAGACATAAGCCTGATGAAATCGTCCAACGACTTTTCGCGTTACTTTGCTCCAAATGGGCAATAGATCTTATGTTGCACAAAATCTGCGGAAGCGGACGAATGGTGGAACTGACGAGGATTTTGAGACGTTTCAAGGGGAGGCCAGCATTGCTGCTGGCTTAATTTGGGGATGCTATCGAAAGTACAACACTGCTCCGGCGATAAAGATTGATACCAATCCTAAAGCAGAGAAAGCGTACTCGACGATAAACCAATTTTTGAGATGAGGTGGCAAGCCTCTGATGAACGTAACATCATCATTGGTACTGTCTACTGAGCTTTTACAAAAGATTAACAGATTTACGATAAAATTGATCTTTGCGGCATAACCTGAGTTAAATCCTATCGAGCCCGCTTTGTCGAAAATAATAGCCCCTGCCGGGAGAGAACCAAACTTTTCTTTATACAGCGTACAGATCGCGGAGAAGCGCTTTTTGTTTAGAGATGAGAGCACCGCTACAGTTATACCGCAGATGAGGCTTAATCCTCCGAACCCGCAAATGATTAGATCTGCCGAATTGATCATTTATCGACCCAAAGGCAGATGCAACCAATAATAAGGCCAATAAAAATAACCAATGAACACAAGAATTCGGCTATAAACCAGTATTTGATGTTTGCAGGCAGTCCTCGTATAAAATCTACATCCTCATTTTTGCTCTGGATAGACTTTTTGCCAAAGATCAATGGATGGATAATGAAGTCCATTTTTGTTGAGTATCCAGCAGTGAAACCGAGTAAATCAGCATCTCTTAACACTGTGGCAGCAAGTGGCACAGAGCCAAACTCCCTTTCATACAAACGACATACTTCAAGGAAGCGTTTTTTGTTCAAAATTGACAGTACAATCATAGTGACAGCTGAGAGCAGGATCACTCCCCCAGTACCAATAACGAGGACATCGAAAACAGAAACCGTCACTTTGTGACCTCATAAATTCTTTCACCTATCATTTCGCCAAACTTACCACCTAACTCCCCTCCAGCATAGCCAACCGAACCAGTGAAGATCACGCCGCAGGCCAACATTCCAGCACCGGCAGCTTCAATCGTTAGTGCACCCAAGACAACTGAGCAAACCGTAGTAGACACCGAACCAGAAACAAGCGCACCTGCACCAATTCCGGTGCCTAACCCCACACCAAAACTTCCAACCTCGGTATACGCCGTTTTCTCGCAGTCAGACCCGACTGTGCAGGCTTCGTAAATCTTATCCAGCCTGTTCACGCCATCAAGAGCGATTCCGACATAGCCCGCTGTTTTCATCATTTTCACATACTTTGCAGCTTTCTCAATGAATGTGGCGTAGCCCTCAATATCTGCAACTCCGGTCTGATTCCAGCGATGTGTAATCGAACTGGTTGAAAGTCCCAACGCCCGTTTAATGTCTGGGTAGTCCTGCAATGCCAGTTTGTGACGCGTGAAATCCGTTAGAATGCTATCGAGTTCACCGAACAGTTGCCGTCTCTGAACATAAAATTGTTCACTGATCAGTGATCCGCTGGTGATGTACTGATTTTTGTATGCTTGCTGAATCTTGGTCAGAACACTCTCGATCTTCTCAAAGTATTTTCCCGCAGCTTCTGAGGCGATCCCTGTTGTCGTACTGGCTTGAGAGGTAAAAAGATCAATGGTGTCTTTATGTTTATGCAGGAAGTTAGCTTCCTGGATTGTCAGCGGTTCTAACGCTGCATCAACTCGCGCTTTCGCGGCTTTCATGTGGGCGATCTGTTCGTCGTCCTGCTTATCAGGATCGACCAGAAGCATAATCGAACCAGCTTTGCATCTTTGATCCGGGCCGTTGAG contains:
- a CDS encoding anthranilate synthase component 1, producing the protein MQTAKPHLELLTCEAAYRHNPTALFHQVCGARPATLLLESADIDSKDDLKSLLLVDSALRITALGDTVTIKALSDNGASLLPLLDAALPSGIENERHPEMRILHFPPVSQLLDEDARLCSLSVFDAFRLLQNLVTVPEDEREAMFFGGLFAYDLVAGFEELPETEQGNRCPDYCFYLAETLLVIDHQKQYTRIQASLFTPSSAEKNRLEHRIAQLQQQMTEAPPALPVQRVEKMTCDVNQTDDQYGAVVRQMQKAIRAGEIFQVVPSRRFSLPCPSPLAAYDVLKKSNPSPYMFFMQDNEFTLFGASPESSLKYDATSRQIEIYPIAGTRPRGRRADGSLDRDLDSRIELEMRTDHKELSEHLMLVDLARNDLARICTPGSRYVADLTKVDRYSFVMHLVSRVVGELRHDLDVLHAYRACMNMGTLSGAPKVRAMQLIAAAEGRRRGSYGGAVGYFTAHGDLDTCIVIRSAYVEDGIATVQAGAGIVLDSVPQSEADETRSKARAVLRAIATAHHAQEIF
- the rnm gene encoding RNase RNM, coding for MSDTTYAIIYDLHSHTQASDGLLTPEALVHRAVEMRVGTLAITDHDTTDAIPAARAEIARSGLALNLVSGVEISTVWENHEIHIVGLNIDIDHPALTAFLQEQKTRRNQRAEMIGERLEKAHIPGALEGAQKMANGGAVTRGHFARFLVEAGKATTMADVFKKYLARGKTGYVPPQWCTIKQAIDVIHHSGGKAVLAHPGRYNLSAKWLKRLLAHFAECGGEAMEVAQCQQAPNERAQLATYARQFGLLGSQGSDFHQPCAWIELGRKLWLPAGVEPVWQLWEQPQQIEEREV
- a CDS encoding L-threonylcarbamoyladenylate synthase translates to MSQFFYIHPDNPQPRLINQAVEIVRKGGVIVYPTDSGYALGCKIEDKGAMERICRIRQLPDGHNFTLMCRDLSELSTYAYVDNVAFRLIKNNTPGNYTFILKGTKEVPRRLLQEKRKTIGMRVPSNPIAQALLETLGEPMLSTSLMLPGSEFTESDPEEIKDRLEKVVELIIHGGYLGQQPTTVVDLTEDAPEVIREGVGDVKPFL
- a CDS encoding PAAR domain-containing protein — its product is MALFGDQTTTGAKLIPSLSCGNILGRRPIVLGDKTTACPKCGKEGKVVEGESHRTIHQIPVAVDRGVVLCGCPSGSNRIIAPLGWIGPGESPSQATARYLAEAATAAAALAASQQPQAEPEQHAQTAKKKTGIDAGFAVLPYGGTTEAWQRLLFTENPSVEAKELFATLNGPDQRCKAGSIMLLVDPDKQDDEQIAHMKAAKARVDAALEPLTIQEANFLHKHKDTIDLFTSQASTTTGIASEAAGKYFEKIESVLTKIQQAYKNQYITSGSLISEQFYVQRRQLFGELDSILTDFTRHKLALQDYPDIKRALGLSTSSITHRWNQTGVADIEGYATFIEKAAKYVKMMKTAGYVGIALDGVNRLDKIYEACTVGSDCEKTAYTEVGSFGVGLGTGIGAGALVSGSVSTTVCSVVLGALTIEAAGAGMLACGVIFTGSVGYAGGELGGKFGEMIGERIYEVTK